In Streptomyces alboniger, the following are encoded in one genomic region:
- a CDS encoding HAMP domain-containing protein, which produces MRAARDGDFTKVAPAGEGVTAELYAVFNEMLDRSLHFDGELVRVRREIIRHGRLDERFTASPGQGRWAARIQEANSLLDSLVAPAANATRVLNAVAGGDLTQRVDLHDGSRELRGDLRRLGRAVNTMVDQLSLFTGEVTRVAREVGTEGRLGGRAKVRGLSGSWRDVTEAVNTMASRLTAQVRDIALVTTAVAQGDLTRTVTVEATGELLELKLTVNTMVEQLSAFAAEVTRVAREVGTEGQLGGRAQARGVSGVWKDLTDNVNFMASNLTSQVRNIAQVTTAVANGDLSQKITVDARGEILELKSTVNTMVDQLSAFADEVTRVAREVGTEGNLGGRAQVRGVSGVWKDLTDNVNFMADNLTSQVRNIALVSTAVAQGDLGKKITVEAKGEILELKSTINTMVDQLSAFADEVTRVAREVGTEGNLGGQAQVRGVSGVWKDLTDNVNFMASNLTSQVRNIAQVTTAVANGDLSKMITVTARGEILELKDTVNTMVEQLRAFADEVTRVAREVGTDGRLGGRAQVLGVSGVWKDLTDNVNYMADNLTGQVRNIAQVATAVAQGDLSKKIDVDARGEILELKTTINTMVDTLSSFSSEVTRVAREVGSEGQLGGQARVEGVYGTWKRLTTNVNELALNLTTQVRAIAEVASAVAQGDMTRAITVETRGEVTDLKDNINLMVSNLRETTRAKDWLESNLARLAGLMQGHRDLMEVADLILRELTPLVNAQYGAFFLADPDTAESPAPTQVTAKGLAFIAGYGAAQDSVIDTGGMPAQGLVRQAALEKKRILVENVPPDYIKIHSGLGDAAPATVVIIPILFEDKLLGVIELATFSRFSDVHLAFFDQFVNTIGVAINTIIANSRTESLLGESQRLATQLQERSDELQRQQAELRRSNAELEEKAALLATSSQYKSEFLANMSHELRTPLNSLLILARLLSDNPDGHLSDQEVQFATTIHRSGSDLLQLINDILDLSKIEAGRMDVRPKKLPLIKVLDYVHATFRPLTLDRGLAFDVSVGEDVPREMFSDEQRLQQILRNLLSNAVKFTSAGRVELRVSRVTNTAGDRLLHDNDDLLCFAVSDTGIGIPAEQLPVIFEAFQQADGTTNRKYGGTGLGLSISREIAGLLGGRITAESNPGQGSTFSLYVPVVHPGHGAAAIAYAASHIQHLPKPQEHAVQRPHTSLEPDDSWPTPTKLEEWKEGRAGRLLPGRRVLIVDDDIRNVFALTHVLSRVGMPVLYAENGREGIETLERNPDVDIVLMDIMMPEMDGYETMAAIRRSPRWRGLPIVALTAKAMPGDREKAISQGATDYVPKPVDVDQLLGVVCTLLDPESATTGERSVPPDPASPAPEQAGSPGESAASPATD; this is translated from the coding sequence ATGCGCGCCGCGCGGGACGGGGACTTCACGAAGGTGGCGCCGGCCGGCGAGGGCGTCACCGCCGAGCTGTACGCGGTCTTCAACGAAATGCTCGACCGCTCACTCCACTTCGACGGTGAACTGGTCCGCGTACGCCGGGAGATCATCCGGCACGGCCGCCTGGACGAACGGTTCACCGCGAGTCCGGGGCAGGGCAGGTGGGCCGCCCGCATCCAGGAGGCCAACTCCCTGCTCGACTCCCTGGTGGCCCCGGCCGCCAACGCCACACGGGTGCTCAACGCGGTGGCGGGCGGCGACCTCACCCAGCGCGTCGACCTGCACGACGGCAGCCGTGAGCTGCGGGGTGATCTGCGCCGCCTGGGCCGTGCCGTCAATACGATGGTCGACCAGCTCTCCCTCTTCACCGGCGAGGTCACGCGCGTCGCCCGCGAGGTCGGCACCGAGGGGCGGCTCGGCGGGCGCGCCAAGGTGCGGGGGCTTTCGGGCAGTTGGCGCGACGTGACGGAGGCCGTCAACACGATGGCGTCCCGGCTGACCGCCCAGGTCCGGGACATCGCCCTGGTGACCACGGCGGTGGCGCAGGGCGACCTGACGCGCACGGTGACGGTGGAGGCGACCGGCGAGCTGCTGGAGCTGAAACTGACCGTGAACACCATGGTCGAGCAGTTGTCCGCCTTCGCCGCCGAGGTGACCCGGGTGGCGCGCGAGGTCGGCACGGAGGGGCAGCTGGGCGGCCGGGCGCAGGCGCGGGGCGTGTCCGGCGTGTGGAAGGACCTCACCGACAACGTCAACTTCATGGCGTCGAACCTCACCTCGCAGGTCCGCAACATCGCCCAGGTGACCACCGCCGTCGCCAACGGCGACCTGAGCCAGAAGATCACCGTCGACGCCCGGGGCGAGATCCTGGAGCTGAAGTCGACGGTGAACACGATGGTCGACCAGCTCTCCGCCTTCGCCGACGAGGTCACCCGCGTCGCCCGCGAGGTCGGCACCGAGGGCAATCTCGGCGGGCGGGCCCAGGTGCGGGGCGTGTCCGGCGTATGGAAGGACCTCACCGACAACGTCAACTTCATGGCCGACAACCTCACCTCCCAGGTGCGGAACATCGCGCTCGTGTCGACGGCCGTCGCCCAGGGTGACCTCGGCAAGAAGATCACGGTGGAGGCGAAGGGCGAGATCCTGGAGCTGAAGTCGACGATCAACACCATGGTCGACCAGCTCTCCGCCTTCGCCGACGAGGTCACGCGCGTCGCCCGCGAGGTCGGCACGGAAGGCAATCTCGGCGGGCAGGCCCAGGTGCGGGGCGTGTCCGGCGTATGGAAGGACCTCACCGACAACGTCAACTTCATGGCGTCGAACCTCACCTCGCAGGTCCGCAACATCGCCCAGGTGACCACCGCCGTCGCCAACGGCGACCTCTCCAAGATGATCACGGTCACCGCGCGCGGCGAGATCCTGGAGCTGAAGGACACCGTCAACACGATGGTGGAGCAGCTGCGCGCCTTCGCCGACGAGGTGACGCGCGTGGCCCGCGAGGTCGGCACGGACGGGCGGCTCGGCGGCCGAGCGCAGGTCCTCGGCGTCTCGGGCGTGTGGAAGGACCTCACGGACAACGTCAACTACATGGCGGACAACCTCACGGGCCAGGTCCGCAACATCGCGCAGGTCGCCACGGCCGTCGCCCAGGGCGACCTCTCCAAGAAGATCGACGTGGACGCGCGCGGCGAGATCCTGGAGCTGAAGACCACCATCAACACCATGGTGGACACGCTCTCCTCGTTCTCCTCCGAGGTCACGCGCGTGGCCCGGGAGGTCGGCTCCGAGGGCCAGCTGGGCGGGCAGGCCCGGGTCGAGGGGGTCTACGGCACGTGGAAGCGCCTGACGACGAACGTGAACGAGCTGGCGCTGAACCTCACCACCCAGGTCCGCGCGATCGCCGAGGTGGCCTCCGCCGTGGCCCAGGGCGACATGACCCGTGCCATCACCGTCGAGACGCGCGGCGAGGTCACGGACCTCAAGGACAACATCAACCTCATGGTCTCCAACCTCCGCGAGACCACCCGCGCCAAGGACTGGCTGGAGTCCAACCTCGCCCGCCTCGCGGGCCTGATGCAGGGCCACCGCGATCTGATGGAGGTCGCCGATCTGATCCTGCGGGAGCTGACCCCGCTGGTGAACGCCCAGTACGGCGCCTTCTTCCTGGCCGACCCCGACACCGCGGAGAGTCCGGCGCCCACCCAGGTGACGGCGAAGGGCCTCGCCTTCATCGCGGGGTACGGCGCGGCGCAGGACTCGGTGATCGACACCGGGGGGATGCCCGCGCAGGGTCTGGTGCGCCAGGCGGCGCTGGAGAAGAAGCGCATCCTCGTGGAGAACGTCCCGCCGGACTACATCAAGATCCACTCGGGGCTCGGCGACGCGGCCCCCGCCACCGTCGTGATCATCCCGATCCTCTTCGAGGACAAGCTGCTCGGCGTGATCGAGCTGGCCACGTTCTCCCGCTTCTCCGACGTCCACCTGGCCTTCTTCGACCAGTTCGTGAACACCATCGGCGTCGCGATCAACACCATCATCGCCAACTCCCGTACGGAGTCCCTCCTCGGCGAGTCCCAGCGCCTGGCCACCCAGCTCCAGGAGCGCTCGGACGAACTCCAGCGCCAGCAGGCCGAGCTGCGCCGCTCCAACGCCGAACTGGAGGAGAAGGCGGCGCTGCTCGCCACCAGCTCCCAGTACAAGTCGGAGTTCCTGGCGAACATGTCGCACGAGCTGCGTACGCCGCTCAACTCCCTGCTGATCCTGGCCCGGCTGCTCTCCGACAACCCGGACGGACACCTGTCCGACCAGGAGGTGCAGTTCGCGACGACGATCCACCGCTCGGGCTCCGACCTCCTCCAGCTGATCAACGACATCCTGGACCTGTCGAAGATCGAGGCCGGCCGGATGGACGTACGCCCCAAGAAGCTCCCGCTGATCAAGGTTCTCGACTACGTCCACGCGACGTTCCGCCCGCTCACCCTGGACCGGGGCCTGGCCTTCGACGTGTCGGTCGGCGAGGACGTCCCGCGCGAGATGTTCTCGGACGAGCAGCGTCTCCAGCAGATCCTGCGCAACCTCCTGTCGAACGCGGTCAAGTTCACCTCGGCGGGCAGGGTCGAACTGCGGGTCAGCCGTGTCACCAACACCGCGGGCGACCGGCTGCTCCACGACAACGACGACCTGCTCTGCTTCGCCGTCAGCGACACCGGCATCGGCATCCCGGCCGAGCAACTGCCGGTGATCTTCGAGGCGTTCCAGCAGGCCGACGGCACCACCAACCGCAAGTACGGCGGCACCGGCCTCGGCCTCTCCATCAGCCGTGAGATCGCCGGCCTGCTCGGCGGCCGCATCACCGCCGAGAGCAACCCCGGCCAGGGCTCCACCTTCTCGCTGTACGTGCCCGTGGTGCACCCGGGCCACGGCGCGGCCGCCATCGCGTACGCCGCGTCCCACATCCAGCACCTGCCGAAGCCGCAGGAGCACGCCGTGCAGCGGCCGCACACCAGCCTCGAACCCGACGACAGCTGGCCCACCCCCACCAAGCTGGAGGAGTGGAAGGAAGGCCGCGCGGGCCGCTTACTGCCGGGCCGCCGGGTGCTGATCGTCGACGACGACATCCGCAACGTCTTCGCGCTCACCCACGTACTGAGCCGCGTCGGCATGCCCGTCCTGTACGCGGAGAACGGCCGCGAGGGCATCGAGACCCTGGAGCGCAACCCTGACGTCGACATCGTCCTGATGGACATCATGATGCCGGAGATGGACGGCTACGAGACCATGGCCGCCATCCGCCGCAGTCCCCGCTGGCGGGGCCTGCCCATCGTGGCCCTCACCGCGAAGGCCATGCCGGGAGACCGCGAGAAGGCCATCTCCCAGGGCGCCACCGACTACGTCCCCAAGCCCGTGGACGTGGATCAGCTCCTCGGTGTCGTCTGCACCCTGCTGGATCCGGAGAGCGCGACCACCGGTGAACGGTCCGTGCCCCCCGATCCGGCCTCCCCCGCCCCGGAGCAGGCCGGCTCTCCAGGAGAGAGCGCCGCTTCGCCGGCAACCGATTGA
- a CDS encoding response regulator, translated as MSAEPLTDHRASILLVDDMEDNLMALEAVLGSLNEPLVRARSGEEAMKAILRQRFAVILLDVRMPGMDGFETAANIKRLDQTKDVPIIFLTGTDHDAGYAFRGYATGAADFLTKPFDPWVLRAKVTVFLELHRKNRQLERILAREQLQFDELAARLSAIEAHMAASSLKDVLELRHHVTHMEKLVQEMRHGRGH; from the coding sequence ATGAGTGCAGAGCCCCTGACCGACCACCGAGCGAGCATCCTCCTTGTCGACGACATGGAGGACAATCTGATGGCCCTCGAAGCAGTCCTCGGGTCCCTGAACGAGCCGCTGGTGCGGGCCCGTTCGGGAGAGGAGGCGATGAAGGCGATCCTGCGGCAGCGGTTCGCCGTGATCCTCCTGGACGTACGGATGCCGGGCATGGACGGCTTCGAGACCGCGGCGAACATCAAACGCCTCGACCAGACCAAGGACGTGCCCATCATCTTCCTGACGGGCACCGACCACGACGCCGGGTACGCCTTCCGGGGCTACGCGACGGGCGCCGCGGACTTCCTCACCAAGCCGTTCGACCCCTGGGTGCTGCGCGCCAAGGTCACGGTCTTCCTGGAACTGCACCGCAAGAACCGCCAGCTGGAGCGGATACTGGCCCGCGAGCAGCTCCAGTTCGACGAGCTGGCCGCGCGCCTGTCCGCGATCGAGGCGCACATGGCGGCGAGCAGCCTCAAGGACGTCCTGGAGCTGCGCCACCATGTGACGCACATGGAGAAGCTGGTACAGGAGATGCGCCACGGACGCGGCCACTAG
- a CDS encoding AMP-dependent synthetase/ligase, which produces MSDTQTLIENRPPSVAHLFLERVAATPDGEAYRYPVPAPSGEGPDVWKALSWSQAADRVYAIAAGLIGLGLRPEDRVALASSTRVEWILSDLGIMCAGAATTTVYPQTNAEESAYILADSDSRVLIAEDAAQLAKAREKRAELPELRHVVVIDPEGVSGGEGDPEGWVLTLAELEARGAAHLEKNPEAVKERVAAITKEQLATIIYTSGTTGRPKGVRLPQDNWSYMAKAIAATGLLGPDDVQYLWLPLAHVFGKVLTSGQIELGHVTAVDGRVDKIIENLPVVQPTYMASVPRIFEKVYNGVAAKARAAGGAKYKIFLWAADVAREYAKVSQDNFRRTGNASVPFGLRAKHKVADSLVYSKLREAFGGRLRAAVSGSAALAPDIGYFFAGAGIHVLEGYGLTETSAASFVNPGEAYRTGTVGKPLPGTEVRIADDGEILLRGPGIMEGYHGLPEKTAEVLESDGWFHTGDIGELSVDGYLRITDRKKDLIKTSGGKYIAPAEVEGQFKAVCPYVSNILVHGADKNFCTALISLDEPAILAWAEENGLGGKSYAEVVAAPAAVELVEGYVKQLNEGLQRWQTIKKFRLLPRDLDVEHGELTPSLKLKRPVVERQYKHLIDEMYAGSREA; this is translated from the coding sequence GTGAGCGACACACAGACCTTGATCGAGAACCGTCCGCCCTCGGTGGCGCATCTCTTCCTGGAGCGCGTGGCGGCCACGCCGGACGGCGAGGCCTACCGCTACCCGGTCCCGGCCCCGTCCGGCGAGGGCCCCGACGTCTGGAAGGCGCTCAGCTGGTCGCAGGCCGCCGACCGCGTCTACGCCATCGCCGCGGGCCTCATCGGGCTGGGGCTGCGCCCCGAGGACCGGGTGGCCCTGGCCAGCTCCACGCGGGTCGAGTGGATCCTGTCCGACCTCGGCATCATGTGCGCGGGCGCGGCCACCACGACCGTCTATCCGCAGACCAACGCCGAGGAGTCCGCGTACATCCTCGCCGACTCCGACAGCCGGGTGCTGATCGCCGAGGACGCGGCCCAGCTCGCCAAGGCGCGCGAGAAGCGGGCCGAGCTGCCCGAGCTGCGGCACGTCGTCGTGATCGACCCCGAGGGCGTGAGCGGCGGCGAGGGCGACCCCGAGGGCTGGGTGCTCACGCTCGCCGAGCTGGAGGCCCGGGGCGCCGCCCACCTGGAGAAGAACCCCGAGGCCGTCAAGGAGCGGGTCGCGGCGATCACCAAGGAGCAGCTCGCCACGATCATCTACACCTCCGGCACCACGGGCCGCCCCAAGGGCGTGCGCCTGCCGCAGGACAACTGGTCGTACATGGCGAAGGCCATCGCCGCGACCGGCCTCCTCGGCCCCGACGACGTGCAGTACCTGTGGCTGCCGCTCGCGCACGTCTTCGGCAAGGTGCTGACCTCCGGGCAGATCGAGCTGGGGCACGTCACCGCCGTCGACGGCCGCGTGGACAAGATCATCGAGAATCTGCCGGTGGTGCAGCCGACGTACATGGCGTCCGTGCCCCGCATCTTCGAGAAGGTCTACAACGGCGTCGCGGCCAAGGCCAGGGCCGCCGGTGGAGCCAAGTACAAGATCTTCCTGTGGGCCGCCGACGTCGCTCGCGAGTACGCGAAGGTCAGCCAGGACAACTTCCGCAGGACCGGCAACGCCTCGGTGCCCTTCGGGCTGCGGGCCAAGCACAAGGTCGCCGACTCGCTCGTCTACTCCAAGCTGCGCGAGGCCTTCGGCGGGCGGCTGCGCGCCGCCGTCTCCGGATCGGCCGCGCTCGCGCCCGACATCGGATACTTCTTCGCGGGCGCCGGCATCCACGTCCTGGAGGGCTACGGCCTCACCGAGACCTCCGCGGCCTCCTTCGTGAACCCCGGCGAGGCCTACCGCACCGGCACCGTCGGCAAGCCGCTGCCCGGCACCGAGGTGCGCATCGCCGACGACGGCGAGATCCTGCTGCGCGGCCCCGGCATCATGGAGGGCTACCACGGCCTGCCGGAGAAGACGGCCGAGGTCCTGGAGTCCGACGGGTGGTTCCACACCGGCGACATCGGCGAGCTGTCCGTCGACGGCTATCTGCGGATCACCGACCGCAAGAAGGACCTCATCAAGACCTCCGGCGGCAAGTACATCGCGCCCGCCGAGGTCGAGGGCCAGTTCAAGGCCGTGTGTCCGTACGTCTCCAACATCCTGGTGCACGGCGCCGACAAGAACTTCTGCACCGCGCTGATCTCCCTCGACGAGCCCGCGATCCTGGCCTGGGCCGAGGAGAACGGCCTGGGCGGCAAGTCCTACGCCGAGGTCGTCGCCGCCCCCGCCGCGGTCGAGCTGGTCGAGGGCTATGTGAAGCAGCTCAACGAAGGCCTCCAGCGCTGGCAGACCATCAAGAAGTTCCGCCTCCTGCCGCGCGACCTGGACGTCGAGCACGGCGAGCTGACGCCCAGCCTGAAGCTGAAGCGCCCGGTCGTCGAACGGCAGTACAAGCACCTGATCGACGAGATGTACGCGGGTTCACGCGAGGCCTGA